The following coding sequences are from one Nicotiana tomentosiformis chromosome 3, ASM39032v3, whole genome shotgun sequence window:
- the LOC104110220 gene encoding uncharacterized protein, with product MGQAFRKLFDTFFGNSEMRVVMLGLDAAGKTTILYKLHIGEVLSTVPTIGFNVEKVQYKNVIFTVWDVGGQEKLRPLWRHYFNNTDGLIYVVDSLDRERIGKAKQEFQAIIRDPFMLNAIILIFANKQDMKGAMTPMEVCEGLGLYELKNRKWHIQGTCALRGDGLYEGLDWLASTLKEHKAVGYSSIGPSSF from the exons ATGGGGCAAGCCTTTCGCAAGCTCTTCGATACCTTCTTCGGAAATTCTGAGATGAGG GTTGTAATGCTTGGGCTCGATGCGGCTGGCAAAACAACTATATTATACAAACTGCACATAGGAGAAGTTCTATCAACCGTTCCTACCATTG GATTCAATGTGGAAAAAGTACAGTACAAAAATGTAATTTTTACGGTGTGGGATGTTGGTGGACAAGAGAAATTAAGGCCACTCTGGAGGCACTACTTCAATAACACAGATGGACTG ATTTATGTCGTCGACTCTTTGGACCGGGAGAGAATTGGAAAGGCGAAACAAGAATTTCAG GCCATCATCAGAGATCCATTCATGCTTAATGCAATCATCTTGATTTTTGCTAACAAACAGGACATG AAAGGAGCAATGACACCAATGGAAGTGTGTGAAGGCCTTGGTCTCTATGAGCTTAAAAACCGAAAATGGCATATACAAGGTACATGTGCTCTTAGAGGGGATGGCCTATACGAGGGACTGGACTGGTTAGCCAGCACTTTGAAAGAACACAAGGCTGTTGGATACTCTTCGATAGGCCCTTCATCCTTCTGA